A DNA window from Pseudomonas sp. GD03919 contains the following coding sequences:
- a CDS encoding NfeD family protein, translating to MITYLHNLSFGHWLALATLLLIFEVFGAGGYLLWVGLMAVAVGAVVFLLPELHWAWQLMLFGMLAILSALLWRRHQRRTVR from the coding sequence ATGATCACCTATCTGCATAACCTGTCGTTCGGGCACTGGCTGGCCTTGGCTACCCTGCTGCTGATTTTCGAAGTGTTTGGTGCCGGCGGCTACCTGCTCTGGGTCGGCCTCATGGCTGTCGCTGTCGGAGCAGTGGTTTTCCTGCTTCCCGAGTTGCACTGGGCCTGGCAACTCATGCTGTTTGGCATGCTGGCGATACTGTCGGCATTGCTATGGCGGCGACACCAGCGCCGGACTGTCCGCTAG
- the cysW gene encoding sulfate ABC transporter permease subunit CysW, translating to MKKPQDWRQWALVVLGLMVVTLMLLVPLALIFTKALAGGLDLLWSNLGEDYMLHAIGLTLLVAAITVPLNLCFGICLAWCVTHYDFRGRKLLTTLIDIPYAVSPVVAGLCYLVVYGLESFIGRWFYDQGLQLMFAWPGIVMVTVFVTAPYVARILIPVMQAQGQDEEAAAMCLGASGWQIFRRISLPKIKWALLYGVVVTNARAVGEFGAVSVVSGTIINQTLTLPLLVDQLNNDYKPAAAFTAAGLLACMALLTLFLKTFMEWRQRQLMQRAEA from the coding sequence ATGAAAAAACCTCAGGATTGGCGCCAGTGGGCGCTGGTAGTGCTCGGCCTGATGGTCGTCACGTTGATGTTGCTGGTGCCGCTGGCGCTGATCTTCACCAAGGCGCTGGCCGGCGGGCTGGATCTGCTGTGGAGCAACCTCGGCGAGGACTACATGCTCCACGCCATCGGTCTGACGCTGCTGGTGGCGGCGATCACCGTGCCGCTGAACCTGTGCTTCGGCATCTGCCTGGCCTGGTGCGTGACCCACTACGATTTCCGTGGGCGCAAGCTGCTGACCACCCTGATCGACATCCCTTACGCGGTGTCGCCGGTGGTGGCCGGTCTCTGCTACCTGGTGGTCTACGGTCTGGAAAGCTTTATCGGCCGCTGGTTCTACGATCAGGGCCTGCAGCTGATGTTCGCCTGGCCGGGCATCGTCATGGTCACGGTGTTCGTCACTGCTCCCTACGTGGCACGCATCCTGATTCCGGTGATGCAGGCCCAGGGGCAGGACGAGGAGGCCGCCGCCATGTGCCTGGGGGCCAGCGGCTGGCAGATTTTCCGGCGTATCAGCCTGCCGAAGATCAAGTGGGCGTTGCTGTATGGTGTGGTGGTGACCAACGCCCGTGCGGTCGGTGAGTTTGGTGCGGTGTCGGTGGTCTCCGGCACCATCATCAACCAGACCCTGACGTTGCCGCTGCTGGTCGACCAGCTCAACAACGACTACAAGCCGGCAGCGGCCTTTACCGCCGCCGGGTTGCTGGCGTGCATGGCGCTGCTCACGCTGTTCCTCAAGACCTTCATGGAGTGGCGTCAGCGCCAGCTGATGCAGCGCGCCGAGGCGTAA
- the cysT gene encoding sulfate ABC transporter permease subunit CysT yields the protein MSKPTLFFLQTPLLPGFGLSFGVSVLYLSLVILLPLSALLLYVSDMTWAQYWFAISDPRVVQTYKVTISAALYSTLAVLVLGLLLAWIITRYDFPGRRIVDALVDLPFALPTSVAGLTLAALLVPNGWIGQWLGFKVAYAYPGIVVAMVFTSIPFVVRTVQPVLQDLGSEYEEAARTLGASRMQTFRKVILPTLTPALVTGGSQAFVRSLGEFGAVIMIAGNIPYQTEVSSLMIFVRLQEFNYPAAAAIASVILLASLTLLFLLQVVQGRLFAWQRQGR from the coding sequence GTGAGTAAACCAACGCTGTTCTTCCTGCAGACTCCGCTGCTGCCTGGCTTCGGCCTGAGCTTCGGCGTGAGCGTGCTGTACCTGTCGCTGGTGATCCTGCTGCCGCTGTCGGCGCTGCTTTTGTACGTCAGCGACATGACCTGGGCGCAGTACTGGTTCGCCATCAGCGATCCGCGCGTGGTGCAGACCTACAAGGTGACCATATCGGCCGCGCTCTATTCGACCCTGGCGGTGCTGGTGCTGGGCTTGTTGCTGGCCTGGATCATCACTCGCTACGACTTCCCCGGCCGGCGCATCGTCGATGCGCTGGTCGATCTGCCTTTCGCCTTGCCGACTTCTGTGGCGGGCCTGACCCTCGCCGCACTGCTGGTGCCCAATGGCTGGATCGGCCAGTGGCTGGGCTTCAAGGTGGCCTACGCCTACCCCGGTATCGTGGTGGCGATGGTGTTCACCAGCATTCCTTTCGTGGTGCGCACGGTGCAGCCGGTGCTGCAGGATCTCGGTTCGGAATACGAAGAGGCCGCGCGCACATTGGGCGCCAGCCGCATGCAGACCTTTCGCAAGGTGATCCTGCCGACCCTGACCCCGGCGCTGGTCACCGGCGGCTCGCAGGCCTTCGTGCGCAGCCTCGGTGAGTTCGGCGCGGTGATCATGATCGCCGGCAACATTCCCTACCAGACGGAAGTCAGCTCGTTGATGATCTTCGTCCGTCTGCAGGAGTTCAATTACCCGGCGGCGGCGGCCATCGCTTCGGTGATCCTGCTCGCGTCGCTGACTCTTCTGTTCCTCCTGCAAGTCGTGCAGGGGCGTCTGTTCGCATGGCAACGGCAAGGTCGATGA
- a CDS encoding GGDEF domain-containing protein, which translates to MDDQGKAVSELEALTLALLHSRAEVERLGEREQLFSSLLGSVNAVLWAFDWHEQRMIYVSPAYERIFGRSAALLLADYGEWRNSIYPDDLDYAAESMAKVLETGAVESREYRIIRADGQLRWLSDKCFVSPLPGVDKGSVIVGIAEDITEKKRLEGELHRLATTDVLTQSSNRRHFFECARREFEHARKFGSPLTFLLLDLDDFKKINDQYGHQTGDEVLRRLAQCGSNALRRGDLFGRIGGEEFAALFPGCEQDVALQVAERLQREVQRLSFQHEGSSFGITVSQGLTSLLATDVSLDALYARAGAAMYLAKRQGKNQIVLG; encoded by the coding sequence ATGGATGATCAAGGCAAGGCTGTTTCCGAGTTGGAGGCGCTGACCCTGGCCCTGCTGCACAGTCGGGCCGAAGTGGAGCGCCTGGGCGAGCGTGAGCAACTGTTCAGCAGCCTGCTTGGCAGCGTCAATGCGGTGCTCTGGGCCTTCGACTGGCACGAGCAGCGCATGATCTATGTCAGCCCGGCCTACGAACGCATCTTCGGTCGCTCCGCGGCCTTGCTGCTGGCCGATTATGGCGAGTGGCGCAACAGCATCTACCCCGATGACCTCGACTATGCCGCTGAAAGCATGGCCAAGGTGCTGGAAACCGGCGCCGTGGAGTCTCGCGAGTACCGCATCATTCGTGCCGATGGTCAGCTGCGCTGGCTTAGCGACAAGTGCTTCGTCAGCCCGTTGCCTGGTGTGGACAAGGGCAGCGTGATCGTCGGCATCGCTGAAGACATCACCGAGAAGAAGCGTTTGGAAGGTGAGCTGCATCGCCTGGCCACCACCGATGTGCTGACTCAGAGCAGCAATCGCCGGCATTTCTTCGAATGTGCCCGCCGCGAGTTCGAGCATGCGCGCAAGTTCGGCAGCCCGCTGACCTTCCTGCTGCTTGATCTCGATGATTTCAAGAAGATCAACGACCAGTATGGGCATCAGACTGGCGACGAAGTGCTGCGTCGGCTGGCTCAATGCGGCAGCAATGCCCTGCGGCGCGGTGATCTGTTCGGACGTATCGGTGGTGAAGAGTTCGCTGCCTTGTTCCCAGGGTGCGAGCAGGACGTGGCCCTGCAGGTGGCGGAAAGACTGCAGCGAGAGGTGCAACGCCTCAGTTTTCAGCATGAAGGTAGCAGTTTCGGCATCACCGTCAGCCAGGGGCTGACCAGTCTCCTGGCAACCGATGTCAGCCTCGATGCCCTGTATGCGCGGGCTGGCGCGGCGATGTATCTGGCCAAACGGCAAGGCAAGAATCAGATCGTACTGGGGTGA
- a CDS encoding OprD family porin yields MRKTSLALAVAASTLGLSQVAFADFIGDSKASLSMRNFYFDQNTVNTLNNNGEASEWGQGFILNYQSGFTEGTVGFGVDAVGMLGVRLDGGGRAGKADRDRTPGQLFPLESDGSAVDDFSKGGLTGKVRFSKTEARIGTLMPKLPILTSNDGRLLPQMFEGGMITSNEIDNLTLTAGQIEHAVGRASSNSTGLSVLGGTQESNKFYFAGGDWKINSDLTAQYYYANLEDYYKQHFAGLGHNLALGEGSLKTDLRYFRTTSDGKNGKEAGYGVGGYTKNNDGKIDNNTWSAAFTYSLGGHAVMLGYQRVSENSNFVQLNQGNLVNEGAGGASAYLLTDRLVSNFTRAGERTTFGQYSYDFATLGVPGLKASVAYLKGTNVKVRGGNDAKEWERDIALDYAFQDGALKGLGLGWRYGVLRGNAPGQADTDQNRLFVSYTLPLM; encoded by the coding sequence ATGAGAAAGACCTCCCTGGCGCTGGCCGTAGCCGCCAGCACCCTGGGCCTGAGCCAAGTTGCTTTCGCTGACTTCATCGGTGACAGCAAGGCCAGCCTGTCCATGCGCAATTTCTACTTCGACCAGAACACCGTTAACACCCTCAACAACAATGGTGAGGCCAGCGAATGGGGCCAGGGTTTTATTCTCAATTATCAGTCCGGTTTTACCGAAGGTACTGTTGGTTTCGGCGTCGATGCAGTAGGCATGCTGGGCGTTCGTCTGGATGGTGGTGGTCGCGCCGGTAAGGCTGATCGTGATCGTACTCCGGGGCAGCTGTTCCCGCTGGAAAGTGATGGCAGCGCCGTGGATGACTTCAGCAAAGGCGGTCTGACCGGTAAGGTTCGTTTCTCCAAGACCGAGGCTCGCATCGGTACCCTGATGCCGAAACTGCCGATCCTCACCTCCAACGACGGTCGCCTGCTGCCGCAGATGTTCGAAGGCGGCATGATCACCTCCAACGAAATCGACAACCTGACGCTGACCGCTGGCCAGATCGAGCATGCCGTTGGCCGTGCTTCCAGCAACAGCACGGGCCTGTCGGTGCTTGGCGGTACTCAAGAGAGCAACAAGTTCTACTTTGCAGGCGGTGACTGGAAGATCAACAGCGATCTGACTGCGCAGTACTACTACGCCAATCTGGAAGACTACTACAAGCAGCACTTTGCCGGCCTGGGTCATAACCTGGCGCTGGGCGAAGGTAGCCTGAAGACCGACCTGCGTTATTTCCGTACCACTTCCGACGGCAAGAACGGCAAGGAAGCGGGTTATGGGGTCGGCGGCTACACCAAGAATAATGATGGCAAGATCGACAACAACACCTGGAGCGCTGCCTTCACTTATAGCCTGGGTGGCCATGCTGTAATGCTCGGCTATCAGCGTGTTTCGGAGAACAGCAACTTTGTTCAGTTGAACCAAGGCAACCTTGTTAACGAAGGTGCTGGTGGTGCAAGCGCGTATCTGCTGACCGACCGTCTGGTCAGCAATTTCACCCGCGCCGGTGAGCGTACTACCTTCGGCCAATACAGCTATGACTTCGCGACTCTCGGCGTTCCGGGTCTGAAAGCTTCGGTTGCTTACCTGAAGGGCACCAACGTCAAGGTTCGCGGTGGCAATGATGCCAAAGAGTGGGAGCGTGACATTGCTCTGGACTATGCGTTCCAGGATGGCGCTCTCAAAGGTCTGGGCCTTGGCTGGCGCTACGGTGTTCTGCGCGGTAACGCTCCTGGTCAGGCCGATACCGACCAAAACCGTCTGTTCGTCAGCTACACCCTGCCGCTGATGTAA
- the dibA gene encoding phosphodiesterase DibA — protein sequence MHIDRTALRLTLAYLLAALLWVLLSDHLLDLLAPAQYKSLQSFKGLFFVCLSAILLYAILQRHAVHYRRAQQTLAASEERLRLALDATRDGLWDLDIATQRVFYSDSYSALLGLDKAALGDTREQWATYLHPDDRQQVLQQLEVNLQHGDYQNTYRMRHADGSYRWIHSRGRLLRDENGQPQRFIGIASDITRQRALDDSLRQAAAVFDATQEGVLVTDAEQRIVHVNPAFSRITGYNSEEILGQRPTMLKSGRHDAAFYHSLWHALESRGAWSGEVWNRRKSGEIYPQWQCIRMIHDEQGNISHYVAVFSDITALKRSQRELDYLAHHDPLSNLPNRLLFTERISHALERSHNEELQGAVLLIDLDHFKHINESLGHNVGDLLLKGVGERLQDDLPAGCTLARLGGDEFGLLSENCTEAAQAAELAQRLLRSLDAPFLLDGHELYIGASIGISLFPDDGDSVEQILRNADSALFKAKSSGREGYAFYIQELTDYARQRVELASSLRHALDNDELRVYYQPLHDLGDGSQVGMEALVRWQHPQRGLIAPGEFIPIAEDNGMIGAIDTWVLEQACRQMVRWNAEGSTLSFVAVNVSSRLFSRGELDQKVAGVLAATGLPPEQLELEVTESAIMEDPDAALKLLTSLRALGVRLAIDDFGTGYSSLARLKRLPVDKLKLDQSFVRGLPDDPEDAAIARAVIALGKSLGLKVLAEGIEQPEQADFLRGLGCDYGQGYHFGRPQPVGAICADISSPDEAGKNQPTA from the coding sequence ATGCACATCGACCGAACCGCCCTGCGCCTGACCCTGGCCTACCTGCTGGCTGCCTTGCTCTGGGTGCTGCTCAGCGACCACCTGCTCGACCTGCTCGCCCCCGCCCAATACAAATCCCTGCAGTCGTTCAAGGGCCTGTTCTTCGTATGCCTCAGCGCCATCCTGCTCTATGCCATCCTGCAGCGGCACGCCGTGCACTATCGCCGCGCCCAGCAGACGCTGGCCGCCAGCGAAGAGCGCCTGCGCCTGGCACTGGACGCAACCCGTGACGGCCTGTGGGACCTGGACATAGCCACCCAGCGCGTTTTCTACTCGGACAGTTACAGCGCATTGCTCGGCCTCGACAAAGCCGCGCTCGGCGATACCCGCGAGCAATGGGCCACCTACCTGCACCCCGATGATCGCCAGCAAGTGTTGCAGCAACTCGAAGTCAACCTGCAACATGGCGATTACCAGAACACCTACCGCATGCGCCACGCCGATGGCAGTTATCGCTGGATTCACTCGCGCGGCCGCCTGCTGCGCGACGAAAACGGCCAACCGCAGCGCTTCATTGGCATAGCCAGTGACATCACCCGGCAACGCGCCCTCGATGACAGCCTGCGCCAAGCCGCAGCCGTCTTCGATGCCACTCAGGAAGGCGTTCTGGTCACCGATGCCGAGCAGCGCATCGTTCACGTCAACCCGGCCTTCAGCCGCATCACCGGCTACAACAGCGAGGAAATTCTCGGCCAGCGCCCCACCATGCTCAAATCCGGGCGTCACGACGCGGCCTTCTACCACAGTCTGTGGCATGCCCTGGAGAGCCGCGGCGCCTGGAGTGGCGAAGTGTGGAACCGACGCAAGAGCGGCGAAATCTACCCGCAGTGGCAATGCATCCGCATGATCCATGACGAACAGGGCAACATCAGCCATTACGTGGCGGTGTTCTCCGACATCACCGCGCTCAAGCGTTCGCAGCGCGAGCTGGACTACCTGGCCCACCATGACCCGCTGAGCAACCTGCCCAACCGTCTGCTGTTCACCGAGCGCATTAGCCATGCCCTGGAACGCAGCCACAACGAAGAACTGCAGGGTGCGGTACTGCTGATCGACCTCGACCACTTCAAGCACATCAACGAAAGCCTCGGCCACAACGTCGGCGATCTGCTGCTCAAGGGCGTTGGCGAGCGCCTGCAGGACGATCTGCCTGCAGGCTGCACCCTGGCCCGGCTGGGCGGTGACGAATTCGGCCTGCTCAGCGAAAACTGCACGGAAGCCGCCCAGGCTGCCGAACTGGCGCAGCGTCTGCTGCGCAGCCTGGACGCGCCCTTTCTCCTCGACGGTCATGAACTCTACATCGGCGCCAGCATCGGCATCAGCCTGTTCCCCGACGATGGGGATAGCGTCGAGCAGATCCTGCGCAATGCCGATTCAGCGCTGTTCAAGGCCAAGAGCAGCGGCCGCGAAGGCTACGCCTTCTATATTCAGGAACTGACCGATTACGCCCGCCAGCGCGTGGAGCTGGCCAGCAGCCTGCGCCATGCCCTGGACAATGACGAGCTGCGCGTTTACTACCAGCCGTTGCATGACCTGGGTGACGGTAGCCAGGTGGGCATGGAGGCACTGGTGCGCTGGCAGCACCCGCAACGTGGGCTGATTGCGCCTGGCGAATTCATTCCTATTGCCGAAGACAACGGCATGATCGGCGCCATCGATACCTGGGTACTGGAACAGGCCTGCCGCCAGATGGTGCGCTGGAACGCCGAAGGCAGCACGCTCAGCTTCGTCGCAGTGAACGTCTCCAGCCGCCTGTTCAGCCGAGGCGAGCTGGACCAGAAAGTTGCCGGCGTGCTGGCTGCCACCGGCCTGCCACCCGAGCAGCTGGAGCTGGAAGTGACCGAGAGCGCGATCATGGAAGACCCTGACGCCGCCCTGAAACTGCTCACCAGCCTGCGTGCACTGGGCGTGCGCCTGGCCATCGACGACTTCGGCACCGGTTATAGCTCGCTGGCGCGGTTGAAACGCCTGCCGGTAGACAAGCTTAAGCTCGATCAGAGTTTCGTGCGCGGCCTGCCCGATGATCCCGAGGACGCCGCCATCGCCCGCGCGGTGATCGCGCTGGGCAAGAGCCTGGGCCTCAAGGTGCTGGCCGAAGGTATCGAGCAACCCGAGCAGGCCGACTTCCTGCGCGGGCTGGGGTGCGACTATGGCCAGGGCTACCATTTCGGTCGGCCACAACCAGTGGGCGCTATATGCGCCGACATCAGCTCGCCCGACGAGGCCGGAAAAAACCAGCCCACGGCCTGA
- the cysP gene encoding thiosulfate ABC transporter substrate-binding protein CysP, with the protein MLKKIVLATVASATLLTGSLSHAAADTPFHNASYDIARELFGEINPLFVEHWKQQSGKEVKIIQSFAGSSRQAQDIIQGKKVDVVTFNQVSDVDILAKRGLLREDWAKQFPNNASPYYSTTAFLVREGNPKNIKSWDDLIRDDVKLVFPNPKTSGNARYSYLGAWLFANEKFNGDQEKVKAFVGKLLKNVENFPTGGRGATVAFAQNGQGDVLLTFESEVINIAKGDEFKSANLEIVVPEVSVLAEFPVAIVDKVADERGTREQAKAFLDFQYSKDIQQLLTRYNYRVHHPEVVEATKAQFAPVRLINPTEVLGSWDEITAKHFDNGGILDQLLAEGR; encoded by the coding sequence ATGCTGAAGAAGATCGTTCTGGCCACCGTGGCCAGTGCCACCCTGCTGACTGGCTCGCTGAGCCATGCTGCCGCCGACACGCCATTCCATAACGCCTCCTACGACATTGCCCGCGAGCTGTTCGGCGAGATCAACCCGCTGTTCGTCGAGCACTGGAAGCAGCAGAGCGGCAAGGAAGTGAAGATCATCCAGTCTTTCGCCGGCAGCTCTCGTCAGGCGCAGGACATCATCCAGGGCAAGAAGGTCGACGTGGTCACCTTCAACCAGGTTTCCGACGTGGACATCCTGGCCAAACGTGGCTTGCTGCGTGAAGACTGGGCCAAGCAGTTCCCCAACAACGCCTCGCCTTACTACAGCACCACCGCCTTTCTGGTGCGCGAAGGTAACCCGAAGAACATCAAGAGCTGGGATGACCTGATTCGCGACGACGTGAAACTGGTATTCCCCAACCCCAAGACCTCCGGCAACGCCCGCTACAGCTACCTGGGCGCCTGGTTGTTCGCCAACGAGAAATTCAACGGCGACCAGGAGAAGGTCAAGGCCTTCGTCGGCAAGCTGCTGAAGAACGTCGAGAACTTCCCCACCGGCGGCCGTGGTGCTACCGTGGCCTTCGCCCAGAACGGCCAGGGCGACGTGCTGCTGACCTTCGAGTCGGAAGTGATCAACATCGCCAAGGGCGACGAGTTCAAATCCGCCAACCTGGAAATCGTGGTGCCGGAGGTCAGCGTACTGGCCGAGTTCCCGGTGGCCATCGTCGACAAGGTGGCTGACGAGCGCGGTACTCGCGAGCAGGCCAAGGCCTTCCTCGACTTCCAGTACAGCAAGGACATTCAGCAGCTGCTGACCCGCTACAACTACCGCGTGCACCACCCGGAAGTGGTCGAGGCAACCAAGGCGCAGTTCGCTCCGGTGCGCCTGATCAACCCGACCGAGGTGCTGGGCAGCTGGGACGAGATCACCGCCAAGCACTTCGACAACGGTGGTATTCTTGACCAACTCTTGGCTGAGGGCCGTTGA
- a CDS encoding TOBE domain-containing protein: MTIKAINVRNQFKGTIKEIVVGDVLSEIDVQTAAGIVTSVITTRSVRELELQVGSEVIAFVKSTEVSIAKL, translated from the coding sequence ATGACCATCAAAGCCATTAACGTGCGCAACCAGTTCAAGGGCACCATCAAGGAAATCGTCGTCGGCGACGTGCTCTCGGAAATCGACGTGCAGACGGCTGCCGGCATCGTCACGTCGGTGATCACCACCCGTTCTGTGCGTGAGCTGGAGCTGCAGGTGGGCAGCGAGGTGATCGCCTTCGTCAAATCCACCGAGGTGTCCATTGCCAAACTCTGA
- the desA gene encoding delta-9 fatty acid desaturase DesA: MWYNGLLDLSVWQLVAVTLLMTHVTIVSVTVYLHRYSAHRALELHPALKHFFRFWLWLTTGQNTREWTAIHRKHHAKCETVDDPHSPVIKGLGTVLRKGAELYQEEAKNQETLRIYGKNCPDDWVERNVYSRFPIGGVTLMAVIDLLLFGVAGITVWAIQMMWIPVWAAGVINGLGHAVGYRNFECRDAATNLVPWGILIGGEELHNNHHTYPNSAKLSVKKWEFDMGWAWIKLFSFLGLAQVQRVAPIAHRVEGKRNLDMDTAMAILNNRFQIMAQYRKLVIAPLVKQEMAKADESVRHLFRRAKRLLSREPSLLDEQHHARIADMLAQSQALKVIYEKRLALQQIWVKTSSNGHDMLEAMKQWVHEAEASGIQSLRDFAEQLKTYSLRPSAATA; the protein is encoded by the coding sequence ATGTGGTACAACGGTTTACTCGACCTGTCGGTCTGGCAATTGGTGGCAGTCACTCTGCTAATGACGCATGTCACCATCGTCAGCGTCACCGTCTACCTGCACCGCTACTCCGCGCACCGTGCGCTGGAGCTGCATCCTGCACTCAAGCATTTCTTCCGCTTCTGGCTGTGGCTGACCACCGGCCAGAACACCCGTGAGTGGACGGCCATCCACCGCAAACATCACGCCAAGTGCGAAACCGTCGATGACCCGCACAGCCCGGTCATCAAGGGGTTGGGCACTGTGCTGCGCAAGGGCGCGGAACTCTATCAGGAAGAGGCCAAGAACCAGGAAACCCTGCGTATCTATGGCAAGAACTGCCCGGACGACTGGGTCGAACGCAATGTCTACAGCCGTTTCCCCATCGGTGGTGTGACGCTGATGGCGGTGATCGACCTGTTGCTGTTCGGTGTGGCTGGCATCACCGTCTGGGCGATCCAGATGATGTGGATTCCGGTGTGGGCCGCAGGCGTGATCAACGGTCTTGGCCATGCTGTCGGCTACCGCAACTTCGAATGCCGCGACGCCGCCACCAATCTGGTGCCCTGGGGCATCCTGATCGGCGGTGAAGAACTGCACAACAACCACCACACCTACCCCAACAGCGCCAAGCTGTCGGTGAAGAAGTGGGAGTTCGACATGGGCTGGGCCTGGATCAAGCTGTTCAGCTTCCTCGGCCTGGCTCAGGTGCAGCGTGTAGCGCCCATCGCCCATCGCGTCGAAGGCAAGCGCAATCTGGACATGGACACCGCCATGGCCATCCTCAACAACCGCTTTCAGATCATGGCGCAGTACCGCAAGCTGGTGATCGCGCCGCTGGTCAAGCAGGAAATGGCCAAGGCGGACGAGTCCGTGCGTCACCTGTTCCGTCGCGCCAAGCGCCTGCTCTCGCGTGAGCCGAGCCTGCTGGATGAACAGCACCACGCGCGTATCGCCGATATGCTGGCGCAAAGCCAGGCACTCAAGGTGATCTACGAGAAACGTCTGGCGCTGCAGCAGATCTGGGTCAAGACCAGCAGCAATGGTCATGACATGCTCGAAGCCATGAAGCAGTGGGTGCATGAGGCCGAGGCCAGCGGCATCCAGTCGCTGCGTGATTTTGCCGAGCAGCTCAAGACCTACTCGCTACGCCCCTCCGCCGCGACAGCCTGA
- a CDS encoding DUF2388 domain-containing protein, with translation MRVTRHAALAFSACLFAQTAAADGLLRDILSSGSTTASTYLTFKDRKLVAAAEEDASSFVASNGEIRGPHLEAAMQQLRSDNPHLQDADDMALASAILATSAAPADNPR, from the coding sequence ATGCGTGTAACGCGTCATGCTGCACTGGCCTTCAGTGCCTGCCTGTTTGCCCAGACCGCCGCCGCCGATGGCCTGCTGCGCGACATTCTGTCCTCCGGCTCCACCACGGCCTCGACCTACCTGACCTTCAAGGATCGCAAGCTGGTTGCAGCGGCCGAAGAAGACGCCAGCAGCTTCGTTGCCAGCAATGGCGAAATACGCGGCCCGCATCTGGAAGCGGCAATGCAGCAGCTGCGCAGCGACAATCCGCACTTGCAGGACGCCGATGATATGGCACTGGCCAGCGCCATTCTTGCCACCTCGGCAGCGCCAGCTGACAACCCACGCTGA